A single genomic interval of Peromyscus leucopus breed LL Stock chromosome 7, UCI_PerLeu_2.1, whole genome shotgun sequence harbors:
- the LOC114695295 gene encoding putative gustatory receptor clone PTE01, whose translation MIKLKLQNLTHVSEFHLMRFSDDPELQPTIFGLFLSMYLVTVLGNLLIILAVSCDSRLHTPMYFFLCNLSLADICFISTTVPKMIVNIQTNSKEIVYVGCLTQMSFLILFGCMDGMLLTVMAYDRFVAVCHPLHYSLIMSPRLCGFLVFLSLFVSLVDSQAHNLIALQIIYFKDVAISNFFCDPAQLLNLACFDTLINNIVMYFVGAISGLLPISGIFFSYYKIVFSILRIPSSGGRYKAFSTCGSHLSVICLFYGTAIGVYLGSAVSHSPRNIAVASLMYTVVTPMLNPFIYSLRNKDIKRAVKRLHSRTL comes from the exons ATGATCAAATTAA AACTACAAAACCTAACACATGTCTCAGAATTCCATCTCATGAGATTCTCTGATGATCCAGAACTGCAGCCCACCATCTTTGGACTGTTCCTGTCCATGTACCTGGTCACAGTGCTTGGGAACCTGCTCATCATCCTGGCTGTCAGCTGTGACTCCCGCCTCCACACccccatgtatttcttcctctgcAACCTGTCCTTAGCTGACATCTGTTTTATCTCCACCACAGTCCCAAAGATGATTGTGAACATCCAAACTAACAGCAAAGAAATCGTCTATGTGGGCTGCCTTACACAGATGTCATTTTTGATCCTTTTTGGATGTATGGATGGTATGCTTCTGACCGTGATGGCCTATGATAGGTTTGTGGCTGTCTGTCACCCTCTGCATTACTCACTTATCATGAGTCCTCGCCTCTGTGGCTTTTTagttttcctgtctctttttGTCAGTCTTGTGGATTCTCAGGCACACAACCTCATTGCCTTACAAATCATATACTTCAAAGATGTAGCAATTTCCAATTTCTTCTGCGACCCTGCACAACTCCTTAATCTTGCCTGCTTTGACACATTGATTAATAACATAGTCATGTATTTTGTTGGTGCCATATCTGGTTTGCTTCCTAtctctggaattttcttttcttactataAAATTGTTTTCTCCATTCTGAGAATACCATCATCAGGAGGGAGGTATAAAGCCTTCTCCACTTGTGGTTCTCACCTGTcagtcatttgtttattttatggaaCAGCCATTGGCGTATACCTTGGTTCAGCTGTATCACATTCTCCAAGAAATATTGCGGTGGCCTCACTGATGTACACTGTGGTCACACCTATGCTGAATCCtttcatctacagcctgaggaacaaggaCATTAAAAGAGCAGTGAAAAGACTCCACAGCAGAACACTGTAA